From the Leucobacter denitrificans genome, one window contains:
- a CDS encoding riboflavin synthase, with product MFTGLIEEIGEVLSVEHISDSLRITIAGPHVTSDAVHGASIAVSGVCLTVVELGDDELGRGTFTADVMAQTIHMSTIGELQRGSRVNLERAARIDSRLGGHIVQGHVDGTATLLTVTPGDAWRTLRFSISRELAPMLVDKGSITLSGTSLTVSNISDASEPEQWFEVSLIPETLEATTLGALAPGDRVNVETDIIARHVKRMLSFTPDGSA from the coding sequence ATGTTCACAGGACTCATCGAAGAGATCGGCGAGGTGCTCTCGGTCGAGCACATCTCCGATTCGTTGCGGATCACGATCGCGGGACCGCACGTGACGAGCGACGCCGTGCACGGTGCCTCGATCGCGGTGTCGGGCGTGTGTCTCACCGTCGTTGAGCTCGGCGATGACGAGCTCGGGCGCGGCACATTCACTGCGGATGTGATGGCTCAGACGATCCACATGTCGACAATCGGCGAACTGCAGCGAGGCAGCCGCGTGAATCTCGAGCGGGCTGCGCGCATCGATAGCAGGCTCGGCGGGCACATCGTGCAGGGCCACGTCGACGGCACTGCGACGTTGCTCACGGTCACGCCCGGCGACGCCTGGCGCACGCTGCGCTTCTCAATTTCGCGCGAGCTTGCCCCGATGCTCGTTGACAAGGGGTCAATCACTCTCTCGGGCACCTCGCTCACCGTGTCGAACATTTCTGACGCGTCTGAGCCCGAGCAGTGGTTCGAAGTTTCGCTGATCCCCGAAACACTTGAGGCCACCACGCTCGGGGCGCTTGCACCCGGAGATCGGGTGAACGTTGAGACCGACATCATCGCCCGCCACGTGAAACGCATGCTGAGCTTTACGCCCGATGGCAGCGCGTAA
- a CDS encoding glycosyltransferase family 2 protein codes for MRSSVTAVLVASRGGEWLDETIAGVKAQTRRPNAIIAVNNGGSERVSSQLVEASYGSETDGSARVIGIQSKVSFGRAVDAAVSAVAPGDRPESEWIWLLSEDSCPEPEALARILARVEKAQSVVVAGPKLVDWDRPERIIELGQSLTQGGSRWLLRRQELDQQQHDHLEDVLGVGPVGMLIRRDVWEELRGFDPAYTSYDDGLDFSVRARLAGYRVEVAPESRVRFARSGVAGPRIDRARKVMRTAHRQARTAHLHRRIAYAPAFSAFFLWLGLPLLAVVRVFWMLIREQPGNMFGEFIAAFAVFFRPASLLASRKRVKQASKVGWAAVRPCAPIARPCAPRK; via the coding sequence ATGCGCAGCTCAGTTACCGCCGTTCTCGTAGCTTCCCGTGGTGGGGAGTGGCTCGATGAGACCATCGCCGGAGTGAAAGCTCAGACCAGGCGTCCGAATGCGATCATCGCTGTCAATAATGGTGGATCGGAGCGGGTCAGCTCACAGCTTGTCGAGGCGAGTTACGGCTCAGAAACAGACGGTTCGGCCCGGGTCATCGGTATTCAGTCGAAGGTGTCGTTTGGTCGGGCGGTCGACGCCGCTGTAAGCGCAGTCGCGCCGGGAGACCGGCCCGAGAGTGAGTGGATCTGGCTCCTCAGCGAGGACTCGTGCCCCGAGCCCGAAGCTCTCGCACGCATTCTCGCGCGGGTTGAGAAGGCCCAGTCGGTTGTTGTTGCTGGCCCGAAGCTCGTGGACTGGGATCGACCTGAACGAATTATCGAGCTCGGACAAAGCCTCACGCAGGGTGGATCGCGTTGGCTGCTCCGCAGGCAAGAACTTGATCAGCAGCAGCACGATCACCTCGAAGATGTGCTCGGTGTAGGCCCGGTCGGCATGCTCATTCGCCGAGACGTGTGGGAGGAGCTGCGGGGGTTCGATCCCGCGTACACAAGCTACGACGACGGCCTCGATTTCTCGGTTCGCGCGAGGCTTGCGGGCTACCGCGTTGAGGTTGCCCCGGAGTCTCGGGTGCGCTTTGCGAGAAGCGGTGTCGCTGGCCCTCGAATTGACCGCGCCCGCAAGGTGATGCGCACCGCGCACCGCCAGGCGCGCACCGCACATCTGCACCGTCGCATTGCGTACGCGCCAGCGTTTTCCGCCTTCTTCCTTTGGCTCGGGCTGCCGCTGCTTGCGGTCGTGCGAGTGTTCTGGATGCTCATCCGCGAGCAGCCCGGCAATATGTTCGGCGAGTTCATTGCTGCATTCGCGGTGTTCTTCCGGCCCGCGTCGCTGCTCGCCTCTCGTAAACGCGTGAAACAGGCGTCGAAAGTCGGGTGGGCCGCGGTCCGCCCCTGCGCACCGATCGCAAGACCGTGCGCACCGCGAAAATGA
- a CDS encoding WhiB family transcriptional regulator: MDHSSGSAVPSNWFVDPVFLGTPGIRQSEEDEILSWQADALCAQTDPEAFFPEKGGSTREAKRICETCEVRSECLEYALENDERFGIWGGLSERERRKLRREAG, from the coding sequence ATGGATCACAGTTCAGGCTCCGCGGTTCCCAGTAACTGGTTCGTCGATCCCGTATTCCTCGGAACACCTGGCATTCGCCAGTCCGAGGAAGACGAGATTCTCAGTTGGCAGGCTGATGCGCTTTGCGCGCAGACTGACCCTGAGGCGTTCTTCCCCGAAAAGGGTGGATCGACTCGTGAAGCGAAGCGCATCTGCGAGACGTGTGAGGTGCGCAGTGAGTGCCTCGAGTACGCTCTCGAGAACGATGAGCGCTTCGGTATTTGGGGCGGGCTTTCCGAGCGTGAACGCCGCAAGCTCCGCCGCGAAGCGGGCTGA
- a CDS encoding ABC transporter ATP-binding protein has product MPKPASPKRRSRGPRATLGQLLPYLFEQRGKLAFIIALSLVGALVSLTQPLLVGQVIERVQQSLPLGWLVGALVVIVLLSALINSYQHYLLQRMGESVVLSSRRRLIAKILHLPISEFDRRRTGDLVSRVGSDTTLLRAVLTQGLVEAVGGILLFLGALIGMLVIDPFLFLITFAIILVSLVVVVGLSARIRPAVARSQEKVGDLAAAVDRAISSMRTIRSAGAAERERKSIESEAEEAYEFGVRVARISALIVPVSFIALQVSMLAVLGFGGFRVASGAISIAQLVTFIIFLFMMIMPLGQAFGAISAVNQALGALGRIQEIDSLPTETERDRELSPSGTIIPLADVTVDQAPAIRFTDVHFSYRSAAPDRVDARELVRGSGRGSRRDAEAAPAPIVETPVLHGVSFDVPRGSRVALVGPSGAGKSTVLGLIERFYDPDSGAIELYGADLRTLDRAELRGQFGYVEQDAPVLAGTLRENLLLASPEASDAACERVLRAVNLGGLLDRSARADSASLSDGVPSPSSGSESTNPNSGLDAQVGENGIMLSGGEKQRLAIARALLTAPPILLLDESTASLDGVNERLMREALDSVATGRTLIVIAHRLSTVVDSDKIVVIDDGRVVGEGTHSELVESVPLYRELAQHQLLVPKD; this is encoded by the coding sequence GTGCCAAAACCCGCATCGCCAAAGCGCCGCTCCAGGGGTCCTCGGGCGACACTCGGTCAGCTGCTCCCGTACCTGTTTGAACAGCGGGGCAAACTCGCGTTCATCATTGCGCTCAGCCTCGTCGGTGCGCTCGTTTCACTCACCCAGCCACTGCTGGTCGGTCAGGTCATTGAGCGCGTGCAGCAGTCGCTTCCGCTCGGGTGGCTCGTCGGCGCGCTCGTCGTGATCGTGCTGCTCAGCGCGCTCATCAACAGCTACCAGCACTACCTGCTGCAGCGCATGGGCGAGAGTGTCGTGCTGAGCTCAAGGCGCCGACTCATCGCGAAGATCCTGCATCTGCCCATCTCGGAGTTCGACCGCCGCCGCACAGGAGATCTGGTCTCGCGCGTGGGCTCAGATACGACGCTGCTCCGCGCTGTGCTCACGCAGGGTCTGGTCGAGGCGGTCGGGGGAATCCTGTTGTTCCTCGGCGCGCTCATCGGCATGCTCGTCATCGACCCGTTCCTCTTCCTCATCACCTTCGCGATCATCCTCGTGTCGCTCGTCGTCGTGGTTGGTCTGTCAGCCCGCATTCGCCCCGCAGTCGCCCGGTCACAAGAGAAGGTTGGTGACCTTGCTGCCGCGGTCGACCGCGCAATCAGCTCGATGCGCACGATCCGCTCAGCGGGCGCTGCCGAGCGTGAGCGCAAATCAATCGAGTCTGAGGCCGAAGAAGCATACGAGTTCGGAGTGCGCGTCGCACGCATCTCGGCGCTCATCGTGCCAGTGTCGTTCATCGCGCTGCAGGTGTCTATGCTCGCGGTGCTCGGCTTCGGCGGGTTCCGCGTGGCGTCAGGTGCAATTTCGATCGCCCAACTCGTCACCTTCATCATCTTCCTCTTCATGATGATCATGCCGCTCGGCCAGGCCTTCGGCGCGATCTCCGCGGTGAACCAGGCGCTCGGCGCGCTCGGCCGCATTCAAGAGATCGACTCGCTGCCCACCGAGACTGAGCGAGACCGCGAGCTATCGCCGTCAGGCACGATCATTCCGCTCGCTGACGTCACGGTGGATCAAGCCCCAGCGATCCGCTTCACCGATGTGCATTTTTCATACCGCTCAGCCGCCCCCGACCGCGTAGACGCGCGCGAGCTCGTGCGCGGGTCTGGCCGCGGTAGCCGTCGCGATGCGGAGGCCGCGCCCGCTCCGATCGTCGAAACGCCCGTTCTGCACGGTGTCTCATTCGACGTGCCGCGCGGGTCCCGAGTCGCGCTCGTTGGGCCGTCTGGCGCTGGCAAATCGACCGTTCTCGGCCTCATCGAGCGCTTCTACGACCCCGACTCAGGCGCGATCGAGCTCTATGGCGCCGACCTGCGCACCCTCGATCGTGCAGAATTACGCGGCCAGTTCGGCTACGTCGAACAAGACGCGCCGGTGCTCGCTGGAACTCTGCGCGAGAACCTGCTGCTCGCCTCACCCGAGGCAAGCGACGCGGCTTGCGAGCGCGTGCTTCGGGCCGTGAACCTCGGCGGGTTGCTCGACCGATCAGCCCGGGCGGATAGTGCCTCGCTTTCTGATGGCGTGCCATCACCGAGCAGCGGATCCGAGAGCACAAACCCAAACAGCGGCCTCGACGCGCAGGTCGGTGAGAACGGCATCATGCTCTCGGGTGGAGAAAAGCAGCGCCTGGCGATAGCGCGTGCGCTGTTAACTGCTCCCCCGATCCTGCTGCTCGACGAATCGACCGCGTCACTCGACGGCGTCAACGAACGGCTCATGCGCGAGGCGCTCGACTCGGTCGCGACTGGCCGCACGCTCATCGTGATCGCGCACCGGCTGTCGACGGTGGTCGACTCAGACAAGATCGTCGTCATTGACGATGGCCGCGTGGTCGGCGAGGGTACACACTCCGAGCTCGTCGAGTCGGTGCCGCTGTACCGGGAGCTCGCGCAGCACCAGCTCCTCGTTCCCAAAGACTGA
- a CDS encoding bifunctional diaminohydroxyphosphoribosylaminopyrimidine deaminase/5-amino-6-(5-phosphoribosylamino)uracil reductase RibD: MPVSRTLSPEVIESAMRRALTLAERGPSTDVNPQVGCVILGPQGEFVAEGWHEGAGTPHAEIAAMQHLSDEHLAEARRLTVVVTLEPCNHQGRTGPCAQALSAAGFAEVVYGMADPGQESAGGASTLRAAGIPAVGGVLEEEARALLASWVERSAANARAGSSAGSTGGGGS, encoded by the coding sequence ATGCCCGTGTCGCGCACACTCTCACCAGAGGTGATTGAGTCGGCCATGCGCCGCGCGCTCACGCTTGCTGAGCGGGGCCCAAGTACCGACGTGAATCCCCAGGTGGGCTGCGTCATTCTCGGCCCCCAGGGCGAATTCGTAGCCGAGGGCTGGCATGAAGGCGCGGGAACCCCGCACGCCGAGATCGCGGCGATGCAGCATCTGTCCGACGAGCACCTCGCCGAAGCCCGCCGACTCACTGTCGTGGTAACGCTCGAACCCTGCAATCACCAGGGCCGCACTGGCCCATGCGCACAGGCACTCTCCGCTGCGGGGTTCGCCGAGGTTGTGTACGGCATGGCGGATCCGGGCCAGGAATCAGCGGGCGGTGCCTCGACGCTGCGAGCCGCAGGAATCCCGGCGGTGGGTGGCGTGCTTGAGGAGGAGGCCCGGGCACTGCTTGCATCCTGGGTTGAACGCAGCGCAGCCAACGCGCGAGCAGGGTCATCGGCCGGTTCGACGGGCGGTGGCGGATCATGA
- the ribH gene encoding 6,7-dimethyl-8-ribityllumazine synthase, with translation MSGAGAPNLSVNAAGLKVAIIAGSWHTQVMDGLVAGAVETVTEAGADHALLRVAGAFELPALAQKALASRDAGGGGFDVAVCLGVIIRGGTPHFEYIASAVTDGLTRVQLDAGKPVGFGVLTTDDEQQALDRAGLEGSPESKGREAAEAALHLAIQMRDLTA, from the coding sequence ATGAGTGGAGCTGGAGCACCCAACCTCTCAGTCAACGCGGCCGGGCTTAAGGTCGCAATCATCGCAGGCAGCTGGCACACACAGGTCATGGACGGGCTTGTTGCGGGCGCCGTCGAAACCGTCACCGAGGCGGGGGCGGATCACGCGCTGCTCCGCGTAGCGGGCGCCTTCGAACTGCCCGCACTCGCGCAAAAGGCCCTCGCCTCGCGCGATGCGGGTGGCGGCGGCTTTGATGTTGCGGTGTGCCTCGGAGTGATCATCAGGGGCGGCACTCCACACTTCGAGTACATCGCGAGCGCGGTCACAGATGGGCTGACGCGGGTACAGCTCGATGCGGGCAAGCCGGTCGGCTTTGGTGTACTCACCACCGACGACGAGCAGCAGGCCCTTGATCGCGCGGGCCTCGAGGGGTCTCCGGAGTCGAAGGGCCGCGAGGCCGCTGAGGCTGCGCTGCATCTCGCGATCCAGATGCGAGACCTCACCGCGTAA
- a CDS encoding exodeoxyribonuclease III has protein sequence MANSLRVASVNVNGIRAAFRKGMGDWLAARDVDVLAMQEVRAQDEHLEEFLGSAGWHWLHDPCEIKGRAGVAIASRVPSLSHRVGLGGLDAQEQVQSSGRWLEAEFEFGDSQLTVVSNYTHSGEAETPRQEAKWAFLEAMGERMNELSDTREFAAIVGDFNVGHRELDIKNWRGNRKKSGFLPRERAFFDRYFGARGELITGVDGSEGPGHGWIDVGRTFAGEVEGPYTWWSNRGQAFDNDTGWRIDYHVVTPALGERVVDYRIDRAPSYDTRWSDHAPVVVDYRI, from the coding sequence ATGGCAAACTCACTTCGTGTCGCATCGGTAAACGTCAACGGTATTCGTGCTGCATTCCGCAAAGGAATGGGTGACTGGCTGGCCGCTCGAGACGTCGATGTGCTCGCAATGCAAGAGGTGCGAGCGCAAGACGAACACCTCGAAGAGTTCCTGGGTAGCGCGGGGTGGCATTGGCTCCACGATCCCTGTGAAATCAAGGGCCGTGCGGGTGTCGCGATTGCGAGCCGAGTGCCTTCGCTGTCGCACCGAGTTGGCCTCGGGGGCCTCGACGCGCAGGAGCAAGTGCAGTCCTCGGGGCGCTGGCTCGAGGCCGAATTTGAGTTCGGAGATTCGCAGCTCACAGTCGTGAGCAATTACACCCATTCGGGTGAGGCCGAGACGCCCCGCCAAGAGGCGAAATGGGCGTTTCTCGAGGCCATGGGCGAGCGCATGAATGAGCTTTCCGACACGCGCGAGTTCGCAGCGATCGTCGGCGACTTCAACGTTGGTCACCGCGAACTCGACATCAAGAACTGGCGCGGCAACCGCAAAAAGTCTGGGTTCCTTCCGCGCGAACGCGCCTTCTTTGACCGCTATTTTGGGGCTCGCGGCGAGCTCATCACCGGCGTCGACGGTTCAGAGGGGCCGGGCCACGGGTGGATCGACGTGGGCCGCACCTTTGCAGGCGAGGTTGAAGGCCCGTACACCTGGTGGTCGAACCGCGGTCAGGCATTCGACAACGACACCGGGTGGCGCATCGACTACCACGTGGTCACCCCTGCGCTCGGCGAGCGGGTGGTCGACTACCGCATTGACCGCGCACCCTCGTACGACACTCGCTGGTCGGATCACGCGCCCGTCGTGGTCGACTACCGCATCTAG
- the ribA gene encoding GTP cyclohydrolase II → MSTPRTPGISTIDDAIEAIKAGRPVIVADDEDRENEGDVILSAALATPDWIAWTVRRSSGLLCAPMSNEVADQLDLPMMVERNEDVRGTAYTVTVDAAHGVTTGISASDRATTVRTLANPNSVPADVNRPGHILPLRAMDGGVRVRDGHTEAGVELMRLAGLPLVAVIAEIVANDGEMMRLPELIELGEEEDVPVITIAQLIEYLNEHDPEGAPASGPQPRRVTLRADAVLPTEHGEFRALAYRDRRAGVDHLALVARTPDGEMPGEGALVRVHSECITGEAFGSLKCECGPQLDAAMDLIHERGGVIVYLRGHEGRGIGLANKLRAYQLQDQGVDTLDANLALGFPGDARDYTAAASILHDLGINEVRLLTNNPDKVTQLEAHGLSVRDRVPLFVGITDENRGYLKVKRDRMGHDLPAGDF, encoded by the coding sequence ATGAGTACTCCACGCACGCCCGGCATCTCAACCATTGACGATGCGATCGAGGCAATCAAGGCAGGCAGGCCGGTTATCGTCGCCGACGACGAAGATCGCGAAAATGAAGGCGATGTAATTCTTTCGGCCGCACTCGCAACTCCAGACTGGATCGCATGGACCGTGCGACGCTCGTCGGGCCTGCTGTGTGCACCGATGTCGAACGAGGTAGCCGATCAGCTTGACCTCCCGATGATGGTCGAGCGCAACGAAGATGTACGCGGCACGGCATACACCGTGACCGTTGACGCTGCGCACGGCGTGACGACCGGCATCAGCGCGAGCGACCGCGCAACCACGGTGCGCACGCTCGCGAACCCCAACTCGGTTCCCGCCGACGTCAACCGCCCGGGGCACATCCTCCCGCTGCGCGCGATGGATGGCGGGGTGCGCGTGCGCGACGGCCACACCGAGGCGGGCGTCGAGCTCATGCGACTCGCGGGTCTTCCGCTCGTTGCGGTCATCGCCGAGATTGTCGCAAACGACGGCGAAATGATGCGGCTCCCAGAGCTCATCGAACTCGGTGAGGAAGAAGACGTTCCCGTCATCACTATTGCGCAGCTCATTGAGTACCTGAATGAGCACGACCCCGAGGGTGCTCCCGCGAGCGGCCCACAGCCGCGCCGAGTTACGCTGCGCGCCGACGCCGTGCTCCCGACCGAGCACGGCGAGTTCCGTGCGCTCGCATACCGCGATCGTCGCGCAGGTGTGGATCACCTCGCGCTCGTCGCCCGCACACCAGATGGGGAGATGCCAGGCGAGGGCGCGCTCGTGCGCGTGCACTCAGAGTGCATCACCGGTGAGGCATTTGGCTCGCTCAAGTGCGAGTGTGGCCCGCAGCTCGACGCAGCGATGGATCTCATTCACGAGCGCGGCGGCGTGATCGTATACCTTCGCGGGCATGAGGGTCGCGGCATCGGTCTCGCAAACAAGCTGCGCGCCTACCAGTTACAGGATCAGGGCGTCGACACGCTCGACGCAAACCTCGCGCTCGGCTTTCCGGGAGACGCCCGCGATTACACCGCCGCGGCGAGCATTCTGCATGACCTCGGAATCAACGAGGTGCGCCTGCTCACGAACAACCCCGACAAGGTCACCCAGCTCGAAGCCCATGGCTTGAGCGTGCGCGACCGCGTGCCCCTCTTCGTCGGCATCACCGACGAAAACCGCGGGTACCTCAAGGTGAAGCGTGACCGCATGGGCCACGACCTGCCCGCTGGCGACTTCTAA
- a CDS encoding RibD family protein: MTSAPNRPFITAKWAQTLDGRAAAADGSSQWITGAEARADVHRRRAAADAILVGTGTVLADDPSLTARTPAGELLVPSQEQPVPVVVGRREIPSGAKLLEHPRLGHPLGTSGTPVAEPIRLTGDDLAADLEHLKALGIHSVFVEGGPTIVSALIRAGLVDEVLVYVAPALLGGPRLALNDIGANSIADIRRLHVTETLQLGADLLIRATTVVPKEER, encoded by the coding sequence ATGACGAGCGCACCCAACAGGCCCTTCATTACGGCGAAGTGGGCGCAGACTCTCGATGGTCGCGCGGCAGCGGCCGACGGGTCGAGCCAGTGGATCACCGGAGCCGAGGCGCGCGCAGATGTGCATCGGCGGCGGGCGGCAGCCGATGCGATCCTCGTCGGAACCGGCACCGTGCTCGCAGACGACCCGTCGCTCACCGCACGCACGCCCGCAGGCGAACTCCTCGTCCCATCCCAAGAGCAACCCGTGCCGGTTGTGGTGGGGCGCCGCGAGATTCCCAGCGGCGCGAAGCTGCTCGAACACCCAAGGCTCGGTCACCCGCTCGGCACGTCTGGAACACCAGTAGCCGAACCGATTCGCCTTACTGGCGACGATCTCGCCGCAGACCTCGAGCATTTGAAAGCACTCGGGATCCACAGCGTCTTCGTCGAGGGCGGCCCCACGATTGTGAGTGCGCTCATTCGCGCCGGGCTCGTCGACGAGGTGCTTGTCTATGTGGCCCCCGCGCTGCTCGGCGGCCCGCGGCTCGCCCTTAATGACATTGGCGCGAACAGCATCGCCGACATCAGGCGCCTACACGTGACCGAAACCCTGCAGCTCGGGGCCGACCTGCTCATCCGAGCGACAACAGTCGTACCAAAGGAGGAACGCTAA
- a CDS encoding LysR family transcriptional regulator codes for MLDMKRLRLLWELSARGTVVAVAEALNYSPSAVSQQLALLEREAGVPLLRKVGRTLELTPAAEVLVEETEGLLAGLEHAEAALHRRHAEVSGTIRVAVFQTAVLSIMPKALHSLRSTYPALRVEMVQYEPEIALRETWGRGFDLVVAEQYPGHAAPHFAGLDRQPLTSDSIKLCVPAHDTDPAFEAVTSIEHAAGLPWVMEPRGAASRHWAEQACRVAGFEPDVRYETADLQAHVRLIESGNAVAILPGLVQVGQAGMLREVQLDGKPRRTLFTAARAAGGMHPGIVAVREALQSVAASLV; via the coding sequence ATGCTCGACATGAAACGATTGCGACTGCTCTGGGAGCTGTCGGCCCGCGGCACGGTCGTCGCCGTTGCCGAGGCGCTGAATTACAGCCCCTCGGCCGTGTCGCAGCAGCTCGCGCTCCTCGAGCGCGAGGCCGGTGTACCGCTGCTGCGCAAGGTCGGGCGCACCCTCGAACTCACCCCCGCCGCCGAGGTGCTCGTCGAAGAAACCGAGGGTCTGCTCGCCGGGCTCGAGCACGCAGAGGCCGCGCTGCACCGCCGCCACGCTGAGGTTTCTGGCACGATTCGTGTTGCGGTGTTCCAGACCGCTGTGCTCTCGATTATGCCGAAGGCGCTGCACAGTCTGCGATCCACATACCCCGCCCTGCGCGTGGAGATGGTGCAGTACGAACCCGAGATCGCGCTGCGCGAGACCTGGGGGCGAGGGTTCGATCTTGTGGTCGCCGAGCAGTACCCGGGGCACGCGGCGCCGCACTTCGCGGGGCTGGATCGGCAGCCGCTCACGAGCGACTCGATCAAGCTGTGCGTGCCCGCTCACGATACAGACCCTGCATTCGAGGCTGTGACCTCGATTGAGCATGCGGCGGGGCTTCCGTGGGTGATGGAGCCGCGGGGTGCCGCGTCTCGGCACTGGGCCGAGCAGGCGTGCCGCGTCGCGGGGTTCGAGCCCGATGTGCGGTACGAAACGGCGGATCTGCAGGCGCACGTCAGGCTTATCGAGTCGGGGAACGCTGTCGCGATTCTGCCTGGGCTGGTGCAGGTCGGTCAGGCGGGCATGCTGCGCGAGGTGCAACTCGACGGTAAGCCTCGTCGCACGCTCTTCACGGCCGCCCGTGCTGCTGGCGGCATGCACCCGGGCATCGTCGCGGTGCGCGAGGCACTCCAGTCAGTCGCCGCTTCGCTCGTGTAG
- the trpS gene encoding tryptophan--tRNA ligase, with translation MSEPKPVIFSGMQPSSDSLQLGNYIGALTQWTKMQEDYDAIYCVVNLHALTSAQGEGDLAERTRRTAAQYIAGGIDPEKSTLFVQSHVPAHTELAWVLNTITGFGEASRMTQFKDKSQKGGIDAANVGLFTYPMLMAADILLYDAAFVPVGEDQRQHVELTRDLATRFNSRFGKTFVLPQAQIPKTVAKIYDLQNPTAKMSKSAESEAGLIKVLDPANVTKKKIMRAVTDDGAEIRFDREAKPGVSNLMTILSVLGERTLDSIEAEFEGKGYGHLKQAVAEVVDETLTPVRERTEELMADPAELDRLLARGADRANEIAQRKLAEVYDALGILRR, from the coding sequence ATGAGCGAACCTAAGCCTGTCATTTTTTCTGGAATGCAGCCCTCGAGCGATTCCCTCCAACTCGGCAACTACATTGGGGCGCTCACCCAGTGGACGAAGATGCAAGAAGACTACGACGCGATCTACTGCGTTGTGAACCTGCACGCGCTCACGTCGGCGCAGGGCGAGGGCGATCTCGCCGAGCGCACCCGCCGCACCGCCGCACAGTACATCGCGGGCGGCATCGACCCCGAGAAGTCGACGCTGTTCGTGCAGTCGCACGTGCCCGCTCACACCGAGCTCGCATGGGTGCTCAACACCATCACCGGTTTCGGTGAGGCGAGCCGCATGACGCAGTTCAAAGACAAATCACAAAAGGGTGGTATCGACGCTGCAAACGTTGGGCTGTTCACCTACCCGATGCTCATGGCCGCAGACATCCTGCTCTACGACGCCGCCTTCGTTCCGGTGGGCGAGGACCAGCGCCAGCACGTTGAGTTGACCCGCGACCTCGCGACACGATTTAACTCGCGCTTCGGCAAGACCTTCGTACTCCCCCAGGCGCAGATCCCCAAGACTGTCGCGAAGATTTACGACCTGCAGAACCCAACGGCGAAGATGTCGAAATCGGCGGAGTCCGAGGCAGGCCTTATCAAGGTTCTCGATCCAGCAAATGTGACCAAGAAGAAGATCATGCGGGCGGTCACCGACGACGGTGCTGAGATCCGCTTCGACCGCGAGGCGAAGCCGGGCGTCTCGAACCTCATGACGATTCTGTCGGTACTCGGCGAGCGCACTCTCGACTCGATCGAGGCAGAGTTCGAGGGCAAGGGTTACGGCCACCTCAAGCAGGCCGTCGCCGAGGTAGTCGATGAGACACTCACGCCCGTGCGCGAGCGCACAGAAGAGTTAATGGCGGATCCCGCGGAGCTCGACCGCCTGCTCGCTCGCGGGGCCGACCGGGCAAACGAGATTGCTCAGCGCAAGCTTGCCGAGGTCTACGACGCGCTCGGCATCCTCCGCCGCTAG